A region from the Acinonyx jubatus isolate Ajub_Pintada_27869175 chromosome C2, VMU_Ajub_asm_v1.0, whole genome shotgun sequence genome encodes:
- the LOC113594430 gene encoding keratin-associated protein 6-5-like, whose protein sequence is MSYYGNYYGGLGYGYGGLGCGYGGYGYGGCGYGGCGYGGYGCGFGGLGCGYGGYGCGYNGVGYACGGFGYGSNRPSCCRRCFY, encoded by the coding sequence atgtCCTACTACGGCAACTACTATGGAGGTCTAGGTTATGGCTATGGTGGCCTGGGCTGTGGCTATGGCGGCTATGGCTATGGCGGCTGTGGCTATGGCGGCTGTGGCTATGGCGGCTATGGATGTGGCTTCGGTGGCCTGGGCTGTGGCTATGGTGGCTATGGATGTGGCTACAATGGCGTGGGCTATGCCTGTGGAGGCTTCGGGTATGGCTCCAACCGCCCATCTTGCTGCAGAAGATGTTTCTACTGA
- the LOC113594400 gene encoding keratin-associated protein 20-2-like: MCYYGNYYGGLGYGYGGLGCGYGCGYGGYGYACHRPCCFGRYWCSGFY; this comes from the coding sequence ATGTGCTATTACGGCAACTATTATGGTGGCCTGGGCTATGGCTATGGTGGCCTGGGTTGTGGCTACGGCTGTGGCTATGGTGGCTATGGTTATGCCTGCCACCGTCCATGCTGCTTTGGAAGATACTGGTGTTCCGGCTTCTATTGA